Proteins found in one Crassostrea angulata isolate pt1a10 chromosome 3, ASM2561291v2, whole genome shotgun sequence genomic segment:
- the LOC128175271 gene encoding CX3C chemokine receptor 1-like, producing the protein MNGSINNTTEVRGDLCPRVGVVSWYSCIFELYAPSAFFVDKYVSPILYFIGLVGNLLTIKIWSRRIRKTNTSALYLTVLAVSDLVLLALHSVMELQFTWNVSTLNKLVWCPTFFVFYMFAQYMSPLLIMGFTLERFISIAIPFKGERFSRRNRGALEIVAIIILSLLLAVPQVFGWTVFPDGECQGTGIKFFEIWIWVSDILVFCAFPLASLILNILVINALSRSFRLRRDTVPSFKLNSFSSKLLKTRRKEQTKQRSLRVSTVTLLCVSFYRLFTVIPVAIIFALQYRIPTGDETLSVSEIGKDSTWKTFFDYLIAKKIIDEIGLSQYSLNCFLYYLTANYFRNEVCRLFRSLTECRVGITEFRGRRRGTESSSKGTLLSTQKSFYD; encoded by the exons ATGAATGGATCTATAAACAATACAACGGAAGTTCGGGGCGATTTGTGTCCGCGCGTTGGTGTGGTTTCATGGTATTCTTGCATCTTTGAGTTGTATGCTCCTTCGgctttttttgttgataaatatgTTAGTCCGATCCTATACTTCATTGGTCTCGTTGGAAATCTTTTGACAATTAAAATATGGAGTCGAAGAATACGCAAGACGAACACTTCGGCATTGTACCTTACAGTTCTTGCAGTTTCGGACCTTGTGTTGCTGGCATTGCACAGCGTGATGGAACTACAGTTCACGTGGAATGTGAGTACGTTGAACAAACTTGTCTGGTGTCCGACTTTCTTTGTGTTTTACATGTTTGCTCAGTATATGAGTCCACTACTTATAATGGGGTTCACTCTAGAACGATTCATATCTATCGCCATCCCATTCAAAGGTGAGCGCTTTTCAAGGAGAAATCGGGGAGCTTTGGAGATTGTTGCAATAATCATTCTCTCCCTCTTGCTAGCAGTGCCTCAGGTCTTTGGATGGACAGTGTTTCCAGATGGAGAATGCCAGGGCACAGGGATAAAGTTTTTCGAAATTTGGATCTGGGTCAGTGATATTCTTGTTTTTTGTGCATTTCCGTTGGCGTCGTTGATACTGAATATCCTGGTTATAAATGCTCTGTCCCGCTCCTTTAGGCTGCGAAGAGATACAGTTCCATCGTTCAAACTGAATAGTTTCAGTAGCAAACTTTTAAAAACGAGACGAAAGGAACAGa ctaaacAACGAAGTTTACGAGTCTCCACGGTAACACTTTTATGTGTCTCTTTCTACAGACTTTTTACTGTTATTCCAGTTGCTATAATTTTTGCGCTACAATACAGGATCCCAACCGGCGACGAAACTCTATCCGTCAGTGAAATTGGGAAAGATTCCACATGGAAGACATTTTTTGACTATCTTATTGCGAAGAAGATAATTGACGAGATCGGGCTATCACAATATTCACTTAATTGTTTTCTCTATTATCTGACAGCAAATTATTTTCGGAACGAAGTATGTCGTCTTTTTCGGTCATTAACTGAATGCAGAGTTGGGATAACGGAGTTTCGAGGGCGAAGACGCGGCACGGAGAGTTCTAGTAAAGGGACACTTCTCAGTACGCAGAAGTCTTTCTATGACTGA